The following proteins are co-located in the Eriocheir sinensis breed Jianghai 21 chromosome 34, ASM2467909v1, whole genome shotgun sequence genome:
- the LOC127006974 gene encoding transcription factor atf-2-like, producing MAERGRAMDHTSFLNNLLMVREQEIRMLSKKLYQQAALDSDGGSGVSEGSLGSPEPQNLSLSPFRAVSPDAPCPSAPTSEADTRYNDNHASSLASSQPPSRDADHSMRPREQPPLHPFHPLHNRLFNSGDSSAYWDSRGHKEITQESQEGAGAREEEASTRMNESLYEQEHKQQQAALATQALLGSFGTPPTNPHPLLPYAAAPHDNGGVADVMGGSNLLVRALVSSAPRRPRGEKKPIPETLKDDKYYERRKRNNMAAKKSRDARKQREDQIAMRATYLEKENSVLRAQVATLREEACSLRQLLFQKKKK from the exons ATGGCGGAAAGAGGACGAGCGATGGACCATACAAGCTTCCTGAACAACTTGTTGATGGTGCGGGAGCAAGAGATAAGAATGCTCTCCAAGAAGCTATACCAACAGGCGGCCCTGGACTCTGACGGGGGATCGG GTGTCAGCGAAGGAAGCCTCGGGAGTCCTGAACCTCAGAACCTGTCGCTGTCACCTTTCCGAGCAGTCTCCCCCGACGCGCCCTGTCCCTCGGCACCCACTTCGGAGGCTGACACCCGCTACAACGACAACCACGCCAGCAGCCTCGCCTCTAGTCAGCCACCCTCCCGAGACGCAGACCACAGCATGCGCCCCAGGGAACAGCCGCCCCTGCACCCTTTCCACCCGCTACATAACCGCTTGTTCAATAGTGGGGACAGCAGTGCGTATTGGGACAGTCGAGGCCATAAGGAAATCACTCAG gagagcCAAGAGGGCGCCGGTGCTAGGGAGGAGGAAGCATCAACCAGAATGAACGAGAGTCTTTATGAGCAAGAACACAAGCAACAGCAAGCCGCCCTGGCAACCCAAGCTCTCCTCGGCTCCTTCGGCACACCACCCACCAACCcgcatcccctcctcccctacgcCGCTGCTCCCCACGACA ACGGGGGTGTTGCTGACGTGATGGGCGGCTCAAACCTCCTGGTGCGAGCCTTGGTGTCCTCGGCCCCGCGGCGCCCCAGAGGAGAGAAGAAGCCCATCCCGGAGACCCTCAAGGATGACAAATACTACGAGCGGCGCAAGAGGAACAACATGGCAGCGAAGAAGTCCCGCGACGCCAGGAAGCAGCGCGAGGATCAG aTCGCCATGCGTGCGACCTACCTGGAGAAAGAAAACTCCGTCCTCAGGGCCCAGGTTGCCACTCTAAGGGAAGAGGCTTGCTCACTCCGACAACTCCTgtttcagaaaaagaaaaaatag